A window of Cryptomeria japonica chromosome 3, Sugi_1.0, whole genome shotgun sequence contains these coding sequences:
- the LOC131033238 gene encoding probable disease resistance RPP8-like protein 4, protein MASVIGEAIAAKVCETAVDMAVQQLSKQIGLVINFQEDFEWLKDELKFMKGFLKDADQQCVQKETVKQWLHHVRDVALLAEDIFELCTVQPLYSSRHLFVLTGNRLVFRYKMARKISKVKDRINFLIGKGRQLKISHDVLSGEGASDSTFQRADWKRSSIVPVDSHPVGIEAKVEDIVSLLEKPEVSVICVVGMGGVGKTYLLQHVYSVVKNSFEKSIWLSISQSFSIPKLQHDLAWHLGLRKEIVDGDVTEQLAAQLINAHLKENKCLIVLDDVWKPIMEGNLIEKLGLTIDNNCKIVITTRNREVCRNVEAEIYQLECLCEDDSWNLFCIYGFPKCKENRPPEHLVDVARNIVKECGNLPLAIKATAASLASTTLKREWEPKFRQLQKVSTLNNPMEVLKLSYDCLPPHLRACFAYFSFFPGNENIECEYLVNLWMGEGFIPEGDEQWDVGWNYLYEIANLCLVEIWEEPEKKIFGFGHELKKYCRVHDLFLDLAVYVSKENKCAFDVEEAFQEFPNGGDGWCRILLPKKSIGKDIFKRKSFNPASPRTLSLYQNYIGTDFPANFFLNMRVLRVLDLSNNDITILPHCIGEMKLLKVINLSRTKIREMPRCIRKLSRLRFLDISWCPINELPVWISKLKSLQHINVFMTSDVNMITRVKGIAKLPFLRTLRSGLLQLSMENEELLKLEDVGGMIQLQELAIRVDTELQFKSIQRGILGQLVKMQNLTMVNHTFQISQNGTDGGPDLPLSFPLFPEVLKTMADLEKLQLENFSLTSCLFSFVNLRDLRLLRCHWSTYPQFENMLNLVSLQLEYNGSCTELPKGFGNSGGFPKLRFLLIRDFPRLVEFPELENGAMPHLEIFQLQLCLRVNKLPEGLERLKMLKEINYQLSGTLELRERLKEGGQDWNKIKACNPRVLITHRN, encoded by the coding sequence ATGGCCTCTGTAATTGGAGAAGCTATTGCTGCAAAAGTTTGCGAGACAGCTGTTGACATGGCAGTTCAACAGTTATCTAAACAGATAGGGCTTGTCATAAACTTCCAGGAGGACTTTGAATGGTTGAAGGACGAACTTAAATTCATGAAGGGCTTTCTCAAAGATGCCGACCAACAGTGTGTACAAAAAGAGACCGTAAAGCAATGGCTGCACCATGTTCGGGACGTGGCCCTGCTCGCAGAGGACATATTTGAGCTATGTACTGTACAACCTCTCTACAGCAGCAGACATCTATTTGTTTTGACAGGAAATCGCTTGGTTTTTCGTTACAAAATGGCACGAAAAATCAGTAAGGTCAAAGATAGAATCAACTTTCTTATTGGGAAGGGAAGGCAGTTAAAGATAAGTCATGATGTATTGAGTGGGGAAGGAGCATCAGACAGTACATTCCAAAGAGCagattggaagagatcaagtatTGTTCCAGTTGATTCACACCCAGTGGGTATAGAGGCCAAAGTTGAGGACATCGTGAGCTTGTTAGAGAAGCCAGAGGTCTCTGTTATATGTGTTGTTGGAATGGGCGGAGTGGGCAAGACTTATCTTCTCCAGCATGTCTACAGTGTGGTTAAAAACAGTTTTGAGAAATCCATCTGGCTTTCCATTTCTCAATCATTTTCTATTCCCAAGTTGCAACATGACTTAGCCTGGCATTTAGGTTTGAGAAAAGAAATTGTAGATGGTGATGTAACAGAGCAGCTTGCAGCCCAGTTAATTAATGCCCATTTGAAGGAAAATAAGTGTTTAATAGTTCTGGATGATGTGTGGAAACCCATTATGGAGGGAAATCTCATAGAAAAACTTGGCCTCACAATTGACAACAACTGCAAAATTGTGATTACAACAAGAAACAGAGAAGTTTGCAGAAATGTAGAGGCAGAAATTTATCAGTTGGAGTGTTTGTGTGAAGACGACAGTTGGAATCTGTTTTGTATATATGGCTTTCCAAAGTGCAAGGAAAACAGACCGCCTGAGCACCTTGTGGATGTAGCTCGCAATATTGTAAAGGAATGTGGAAACCTGCCTTTGGCCATCAAGGCAACTGCAGCATCTCTGGCAAGCACAACACTCAAGAGAGAATGGGAGCCCAAATTCAGGCAGCTTCAAAAGGTATCTACTCTCAATAATCCCATGGAAGTTCTCAAATTAAGTTATGACTGCTTGCCTCCACATCTTAGAGCCTGTTTTGCTTACTTCTCTTTCTTCCCGGGGAATGAGAACATAGAGTGTGAGTATCTGGTCAATCTCTGGATGGGCGAAGGATTCATTCCGGAGGGAGACGAGCAGTGGGATGTGGGATGGAATTATTTGTATGAAATTGCCAATCTTTGTTTGGTTGAAATATGGGAAGAACCTGAGAAGAAAATATTTGGTTTTGGTCATGAACTCAAAAAATATTGCAGAGTTCATGACTTGTTTCTGGATTTGGCTGTGTATGTATCTAAAGAAAATAAGTGTGCTTTTGACGTTGAAGAGGCCTTCCAGGAATTCCCAAATGGTGGAGATGGTTGGTGTAGGATTTTGCTGCCCAAAAAAAGTATAGGCAAAGATATTTTCAAGCGAAAGAGCTTTAATCCAGCTTCTCCGCGGACATTATCATTGTACCAAAATTATATTGGGACAGACTTTCCTGCAAACTTCTTTCTCAATATGAGAGTGCTTAGGGTTCTTGATTTAAGCAACAATGACATCACTATATTGCCTCACTGTATTGGAGAGATGAAGCTTCTGAAGGTTATAAATTTATCTCGCACAAAAATTAGAGAGATGCCAAGGTGTATTAGAAAACTGAGTCGTCTTCGCTTTCTGGATATATCTTGGTGCCCAATAAATGAACTACCAGTATGGATAAGTAAACTCAAATCTCTTCAGCATATCAATGTATTCATGACTAGCGATGTGAATATGATTACTCGAGTGAAGGGAATAGCAAAGCTCCCATTTCTGAGGACTCTGAGATCAGGCTTGTTGCAGCTCTCTATGGAAAATGAAGAACTCTTGAAGTTAGAGGATGTTGGTGGTATGATCCAACTGCAAGAATTAGCAATACGGGTGGACACAGAATTGCAATTCAAGAGCATACAAAGAGGGATTTTGGGGCAGTTGGTAAAGATGCAAAATCTCACTATGGTGAATCACACTTTTCAAATTTCGCAGAATGGTACTGATGGAGGGCCGGatcttccactttcttttccacTCTTTCCAGAGGTATTGAAAACTATGGCAGATCTTGAGAAACTGCAACTTGAAAACTTTTCTCTGACAAGTTGTTTATTCAGCTTTGTAAATCTTAGGGATCTCAGGTTACTTCGATGTCACTGGAGTACTTATCCACAATTTGAGAATATGCTAAACTTAGTGAGTTTGCAGTTGGAGTATAATGGAAGCTGCACAGAGCTGCCCAAGGGATTTGGAAATTCGGGGGGTTTTCCAAAGCTTCGGTTCTTGCTGATCAGAGATTTCCCTCGACTGGTAGAGTTTCCTGAATTGGAAAATGGAGCCATGCCACACCTTGAGATTTTTCAGCTTCAACTCTGTTTGAGAGTGAATAAACTTCCAGAGGGGTTGGAGCGATTGAAAAtgctcaaagagatcaattaccagctCAGTGGGACTCTTGAACTGAGGGAGAGATTAAAGGAAGGAGGCCAAGATTGGAATAAAATCAAAGCCTGTAATCCACGGGTGCTCATCACCCATAGAAATTAG